TGGAAGAGCATGAAAGGGAATTCTTAGAAGATTACTATCAATACAAATTAAGACACAAAGATATGTTCTTTTCTAAAGCAAATTACTACAGTTGTTTGAATAAATATTCAGATAAATTCCTAAAGTTATTTGATTATGAGTTGTTTCAAGAGTGTCTTAATCTTCTTCGTAAAAATATTCGTTTTATGATTGCCTCTTATTTAATTGGTGAATAATTAGTTAAATTAGTTCGATTATCCACAAAACTATTAGTTTTTAAAAATTAGCTTTTTAAAGTTCAAAAGTCTTGTTTTTTCGGGATTAATTTATCTAAAATTCAATTTGAGATTTTTGTTTTGTTCACGTTATAGATAGGATGGCAGCATGGAATGAACATCTTTCAGTATTTTTTGCATTTTTGGGAATGATTTCAGTTGGTTTAGCCTTTTGACCAGGTTTTTATAAGACTTGAAAAACTAAGGACACAAAGTTTTTACCAATTAAATTATTTGCTCTATTTTTATTAGCGGGAGCTTTGATGACGGCCGGATCAATTGCAGGAGTTTGTACAGATGTTCAACTGTCAAATATGTACGTAAGAGGGTGATTCTTCGTGTTATTGAATGCTTTTGTGTTATTTACAAATCTTTACACTGTTTGTTTGTGATGCAAGAATAAAGTGAAAGAGCGAGTTAGGGGTTATGACAGTTTGGAAGATTATATCCCGGAAGAAGAGGAATCTTTTGATGAAGAATCTTTGGATTCTCCTAGCCCTCTTGATCCAGAAGAACTAGAAGAAGCTGTTTAATTATGTTAATGAACTTTTTTTCTCAAATGGTTCTTGTTTTTCAAGAAAATAGTGTAGCTAAGACAGTTGCACCTTGCTTGATTGGAGTTGGTGCTCTTGTTTTAGTTTTAATTACCTACTCTCAATTTCAACAGGTAAGAAAAACTTCTAACACTATTGCTTTGGATAAGAAATTCATGTTCTTCCAAATTTATGCTTGTTTTTTCTTGGGCTCTGCTTCAGTTTATGGTTTATGCGGAAAGTGGGATAATACTTGAGGTCCTATAGATATTGCATTAGTTATGATAAATATTTGTCTTTTCTGCACTAACTTCTATACATTAAGAGTTAAAATTATAAATTCTGAATCCGCAAAGAAGGCAGGAATGACTGAGGCCGAATATTATGAAAAAGTAATTGTTCCTACTCTGACAAGTCAAGTAAATTAAGATAATTAAGAAAACCTAGGGAGACTTACCCAAGTGGTTAAGGGGGCATCCTGCTAAGATGCTAGGTGGCTTATTTGCTGCGCAAGAGTTCGAATCTCTTAGTTTCCGCCAGTTTAATTAACTCTTAATTTTTTAACTAAAGAGATTCATTCAAAAGGGTTTAGATTCTAGAAAATATTTAATAATTTTGTTAGTGTTTTCCAAATTAGTTTGAAGATAACTTCCTTGGTTGCTTAAAGAAAGTTGTATATATTCCGCTTCCTCGGAACTTTTTGGAGAAATAACTTTAATATCAGTAATTTTTAGTACTTTAGACTTTTCATTCTCTAAATAATAAAAATTACTACCTTTTCTTAGTTGTAATTTCCTATAACTTTCTACAGACAAATTCAACTCATTAGAAACTAAGTAGTTGTATTCAAATTTATCTACTTTAATTGCAAATCCAGAAATTCCTAAAGTAGATGCTCCAAAAATCAATATTGAAATAGCCTCTTTTAAAAACACCTTAGGAGTTCAGGGATATTTTTTGTTCTAAATCAATATGATTTACAAAAAATTTCTTTAACTCTAAGTTGTGTTCAGAACAAATTACAAAATTCTTTTGAAAAATTATGGGAAATAAATGTTCAAATACTATTTCTCTAATTGAGGAATTGATGTGAGAAGTTACTTCATCCAATAGAAGTATTTTTCCTGAAAGAGTGCATAGGTAAAGACAATTTGCAAATTGTCTTTGACCATCACTCAATTCTTTCCCACTTAAGTTTTGATAGTCATAAATTCCTATTTGACTTGCTAAATAAAGCAATAACTCTAATTTTTCTCCAATCAAAGACTGTCTAAGTTTTATTCAGTCAAACTCTAATGGTTCTGATTTAGAGTTTTGATAAATAACTAATTTATTTAGGGAATTCTCTCAAAGATTAGAGAGACTTGTTCCATTAATGAAGATTGAACCAATTGAATCAGGTAGTTGTGCAGAAATTAATTTGTACAAAGTACTTTTCCCAATACCAGAAGGCCCATAAATGAAGCTATTGGGATAAATTAACAGATTTAAGTTATTAAATATGATCTTTTCTCCATTGTGATAAGTAAGTCCCTTAATTTCAATGAACTTTGGACTTATAGTTCGAACTTTTAAGTTTTCTCTAACTTCTGGTAAGTTGTCATTAAATAACAAATGTTTAAATTGGGTTACTGCATTTGAATATTTAGTTCAATGAAAACTATTGAGTATTAACTTATCTAATGCATTGCTCAGTTGCATATAAGCTAGTCCGGACGATATTAATGTAGCAATGGTAATATTCTTTTGCAAATACAAGTATGCTCCTATAAAGTAAATGGAGCAATTTATTAACTGAGTCATAAAAAAATTAAGTTTCAAAAATAAAGTCTTTCTAGATTGAAAGAATTGATCTGTTAATTGTCAATCGGATATTTCAGAACTCAGAGAACTATTTAAGAGTGAGAATTTACTGAAATCTCATTCAGTTTTCAAAAATTGATTGAGTTTAAAAATAAGTTTTTGAATGTTTACATTATGTTTCAATAATTTTTCTATTCCGGTGTTATCTAATTTATGAACAATATAGAAATTTATTGTCTTAGTCAAAATCAAGACAATAATTAGAACTAAAAATCAAAACTGTAAATAAATTAGATAAAGACTTATTAAAGATGCAATGATAACACTAGAGACCAGAATACTTAATAATTCGCTGTAGAAAAGAGAAATAGTTTCTGAATACTCTTTAATCATTAAGTATTGATTCTCAGATAACTTAGAGAAGAAGTAATTCTTCTTCTTTTCTAATCTATCTATTAGTACTCCATATAGTTCTTTGAAATATCATTGTCTATCTTTGAGATAGTAAATAGACTTAATGTACTCTAATAGAGATCAGATCAAAACAACTAGCATAGTAACAAAAATAATTGAGGCAATATTTCCCAAATATTGACTCTGCATAACATCCTCAAAAATTAATTTGTTTATTGAAAAACTAGTTATTAGTAGAAAGAAGACTATTAGCTCTAAAGATATATTTCTCAGTAATTTAGGAAATTTCAGAATAGATATTTCCTTTTCTGAATAATTAACTAGTATTTTTGACTTATCAGAAGAGTCAATTTTTTCTACTAGTAATATCTTTCCTGAAAATATAGAAGCTAACTTTTGATAGTTAACTCTTAATTTTCCTAATTCAGAGTCATAAAGAATGCAAGAGTTTTGTAATTTTCTGGCTATAACAAAATGTTCACTATTGTTTCTATACAAGAGCATTACAAAAAACCCTTGTAATGGGTTCTTTTGTAATTCTTTAATAGATAATTTGTAAGCCTCTAGATGTATTCCATATTTTTTGTTAACAGTTTCTAACTCAAAGATAGAGATTCCTCGTTCGCTTATATTTAGTTGGTTAAATATTTCTGTTCTACTAACTTCTTTCTTAAGAAAGTGATTAATGAGAGATCTTGTGACTGATATTCCACAGTCATTTTCACTCTCTTGATAGTAAATCTTCATAAAAATAGACCTTCTAATTTATTAATTACTCGGACAAAGGAAAAAAGATCAAAAATATCTAAAAAATTTTTTATTTTTTATAATTAAGACAGATGTCAGGTTGTTGTAGTTGTAAATGTATGAGTCATTGCCATTGTGGCAGTTCTTGCTGTTCTTCCGGTTGTTGCGCAAATCACCACCATCATCACCATTGTTGTTGTTCAAAAACTGCAAGTTGTTGTTCGAGTTGTGAGGAAGAGTCTTGCGGTAGTTGTTGCACAGACTGTTCTACTCACAAAGGAGATTAGGTTAATTTAGGCTTTTTACTTGGCTTTTAGCCAAGTTAATTAGCCTTTAATGTATCAAGATAGTATTTATTGACTATCAGGTCTTAAAAAATTTAGTTCAAAAGAACAAAGAAAAGGGATTTTAATTCAACCTAATCAGGAATTAGGTTGTCAAGATAGTATTC
Above is a window of Mycoplasma ovis str. Michigan DNA encoding:
- a CDS encoding cysteine peptidase family C39 domain-containing protein — protein: MKIYYQESENDCGISVTRSLINHFLKKEVSRTEIFNQLNISERGISIFELETVNKKYGIHLEAYKLSIKELQKNPLQGFFVMLLYRNNSEHFVIARKLQNSCILYDSELGKLRVNYQKLASIFSGKILLVEKIDSSDKSKILVNYSEKEISILKFPKLLRNISLELIVFFLLITSFSINKLIFEDVMQSQYLGNIASIIFVTMLVVLIWSLLEYIKSIYYLKDRQWYFKELYGVLIDRLEKKKNYFFSKLSENQYLMIKEYSETISLFYSELLSILVSSVIIASLISLYLIYLQFWFLVLIIVLILTKTINFYIVHKLDNTGIEKLLKHNVNIQKLIFKLNQFLKTEWDFSKFSLLNSSLSSEISDWQLTDQFFQSRKTLFLKLNFFMTQLINCSIYFIGAYLYLQKNITIATLISSGLAYMQLSNALDKLILNSFHWTKYSNAVTQFKHLLFNDNLPEVRENLKVRTISPKFIEIKGLTYHNGEKIIFNNLNLLIYPNSFIYGPSGIGKSTLYKLISAQLPDSIGSIFINGTSLSNLWENSLNKLVIYQNSKSEPLEFDWIKLRQSLIGEKLELLLYLASQIGIYDYQNLSGKELSDGQRQFANCLYLCTLSGKILLLDEVTSHINSSIREIVFEHLFPIIFQKNFVICSEHNLELKKFFVNHIDLEQKISLNS